Proteins found in one Halobaculum sp. MBLA0147 genomic segment:
- a CDS encoding cell division protein FtsZ codes for MAYLFVGAGQAGCALVDSVFEVDRVSTLATPVAVNSTIRDLQNLSNVGQESWIGISQREGLVPGDEAGFEEKVSGGFGRDPKVADETASDLVGPLASAFAEQFGEGTPSFAFVFAGLGGGTGCGIAPHVAEAVTEFAGETTDVIGVAVLPNTSGDITRQNADDEETVSAGRQASNAVYGLDRLEAVVDGILLVDNQRLAYEEAAEGRFDDFNEYVAAGIRDLVSGPVLERIDPGTYEDFQPQTIDLQDVVTSLSVPDGTGYAAMGRSVVQTKSLPGYLVPFLGLGRQSVDGDTLAQLAISKRSVADLSPGLAKRAIGQIRAPAPYVSGDDYRIEISLVRSRLDSYCPEVNLGMMLTERNLASFTTLLTFEREDVDRIEQLESQAARYGPSTTV; via the coding sequence ATGGCGTACCTCTTCGTCGGCGCGGGACAGGCGGGGTGTGCTCTCGTCGACAGTGTCTTCGAGGTGGATCGTGTGTCGACACTCGCGACGCCGGTCGCGGTGAACTCGACGATCCGGGACCTCCAGAATCTCTCGAACGTGGGCCAAGAGTCGTGGATCGGCATCTCACAGCGCGAGGGGCTCGTCCCGGGCGACGAGGCGGGGTTCGAGGAGAAGGTGTCCGGCGGCTTCGGACGCGACCCGAAGGTGGCCGACGAGACGGCCTCGGACCTCGTCGGGCCGTTGGCGTCGGCGTTCGCAGAACAGTTCGGCGAGGGGACACCCTCGTTCGCGTTCGTGTTCGCGGGGCTCGGCGGCGGGACCGGCTGTGGGATCGCGCCACACGTCGCCGAGGCGGTGACGGAGTTCGCGGGGGAGACGACGGACGTGATCGGCGTGGCGGTGTTGCCCAACACCAGCGGCGACATCACGCGGCAGAACGCCGACGACGAGGAGACGGTGTCGGCGGGGCGGCAGGCGTCGAACGCCGTCTACGGACTCGACAGACTCGAAGCGGTAGTCGACGGGATCCTGTTGGTCGACAACCAGCGACTCGCCTACGAGGAGGCGGCCGAGGGGCGGTTCGACGACTTCAACGAGTACGTCGCGGCGGGGATCAGGGACCTCGTGTCCGGCCCGGTGTTGGAACGGATCGACCCGGGGACCTACGAGGACTTCCAGCCGCAGACGATCGACCTCCAGGACGTGGTGACCTCGTTGTCGGTGCCGGACGGCACGGGGTACGCGGCGATGGGGCGGTCGGTCGTCCAGACGAAGTCGTTGCCGGGCTACCTCGTCCCGTTCCTCGGCCTCGGGCGACAGTCGGTCGACGGCGACACGCTGGCGCAGTTGGCGATCTCCAAGCGGTCGGTCGCGGACCTCTCGCCCGGCCTCGCCAAGCGAGCGATCGGGCAGATCCGCGCGCCGGCCCCGTACGTCAGCGGCGACGACTACCGGATCGAGATCTCGCTCGTCAGGAGTCGCCTCGACTCGTACTGTCCGGAGGTGAACCTCGGGATGATGCTCACGGAACGCAACCTGGCGTCGTTCACGACGCTGTTGACGTTCGAACGCGAGGACGTGGACCGGATCGAACAACTGGAGTCACAGGCCGCTCGCTACGGCCCCTCGACGACAGTATGA
- a CDS encoding cell division protein FtsZ, whose product MPQQCKICLTGASEWSTDRLEDHILTEHGDQEASVSAMYDDRFDHLFDGDATSREPEPPDDGDHADPTPTASGGTGSSMIGEKWFMIGVGGAGNNILDAVLLRRDTLASSDESRARIWNGGLAGYGLLNTNIAELEETYYATELKDYSRNDLLSNAIIGLGVHDYAGMGYRWDNGEEVAAADFADEKDPFRERWDMTKPDVRDAQAVMMIHSVTKGTGCGSTPVIAEKIRNEVLTGDYIVDKPLLSSVVIPSQGSNQSELGGRAKVNGVVGLARIAQSVDAIVPFNNRLLEEASADITPRISGLSRYTTERFAQLNKPLVAFLEAFTMSSTPGLIDRDATKSIKGDVFDVADGFKLVEDKYPRSMDDDRRPAVVLAPALGRLRLDDITESKLELLAQQTINQNRLADFDPSTAWGGNFIVYGPPEKMADVSTHVDDGTLHDILRRPSLLDADAVQGVGSVDIQVYQIVTPHVDDLHMWGTLWNPEMPSLANMYDHAERLQMEGNNRRAEQVEAVWDDVEALFECLGRDGLS is encoded by the coding sequence CGACCGGTTCGACCACCTGTTCGACGGCGACGCGACGAGCCGCGAGCCGGAGCCCCCGGACGACGGGGACCACGCCGACCCGACGCCGACCGCCAGCGGCGGGACCGGCTCCTCGATGATCGGCGAGAAGTGGTTCATGATCGGGGTGGGTGGCGCGGGGAACAACATCCTCGACGCGGTGTTGTTGCGCCGCGACACGCTCGCGTCGAGCGACGAGTCGCGTGCCCGGATCTGGAACGGTGGGCTGGCGGGGTACGGACTGCTCAACACGAACATCGCGGAGTTGGAGGAGACGTACTACGCGACGGAACTGAAAGACTACTCGCGCAACGACCTGCTGTCGAACGCGATCATCGGGCTCGGGGTCCACGACTACGCCGGGATGGGGTACCGGTGGGACAACGGCGAGGAGGTGGCGGCGGCGGACTTCGCCGACGAGAAAGACCCGTTCAGGGAGCGGTGGGACATGACGAAGCCGGACGTGCGGGACGCACAGGCGGTGATGATGATCCACAGCGTCACCAAGGGGACGGGCTGTGGCTCGACGCCGGTGATCGCGGAGAAGATCCGCAACGAGGTGTTGACCGGCGACTACATCGTCGACAAGCCGCTGTTGAGTTCCGTCGTCATCCCCTCACAGGGGTCGAACCAGTCGGAACTCGGCGGGCGTGCGAAGGTGAACGGCGTGGTCGGCCTCGCCCGGATCGCGCAGTCGGTCGACGCCATCGTGCCGTTCAACAACCGGCTGTTGGAGGAGGCGAGCGCCGACATCACGCCCCGGATCAGCGGCCTCTCGCGGTACACGACCGAGCGGTTCGCACAGTTGAACAAGCCGCTCGTCGCCTTCCTCGAGGCGTTCACGATGTCGTCGACGCCGGGGTTGATCGACAGAGACGCGACGAAGTCGATCAAGGGCGACGTGTTCGACGTGGCGGACGGCTTCAAACTCGTCGAGGACAAGTACCCGCGGAGCATGGACGACGACCGCCGCCCCGCGGTCGTGTTGGCGCCGGCGCTGGGACGGCTCCGCCTCGACGACATCACGGAGTCGAAGCTGGAACTGCTCGCACAACAGACGATCAACCAGAACCGGTTGGCGGACTTCGACCCGTCGACGGCGTGGGGTGGGAACTTCATCGTCTACGGGCCCCCCGAGAAGATGGCCGACGTGTCCACGCACGTCGACGACGGGACGCTCCACGACATCCTCCGTCGGCCGTCGCTGTTGGACGCCGACGCCGTCCAGGGTGTCGGCAGCGTCGACATCCAGGTGTACCAGATCGTCACGCCACACGTCGACGACCTCCACATGTGGGGGACGCTGTGGAACCCGGAGATGCCGTCGCTGGCGAACATGTACGACCACGCCGAGCGGCTCCAGATGGAGGGGAACAACCGGCGGGCCGAGCAGGTCGAGGCCGTCTGGGACGACGTGGAGGCGCTGTTCGAGTGTCTGGGGCGCGACGGACTGTCGTGA